The DNA window TCTTGAAATCAACAACGGATCGAATGATAGCCTGCGCTACTCCTTGTTCGGTTTCTGCCCAAAAGGGAGGAACACCACAAAGTAAGATGTAAAGGATGACTCCAGCACTCCAGACATCAACCTCTGGACCATAATTTCGTTTTAGAACCTCAGGCGCCATATAATATGGGCTTCCAACAATTTCATTGAATCTTTCTCCTGGTTTAAAGAATACCGACAAACCAAAATCAATTGCTTTGAGTGGTGCGCTTTCCTTCTTATTAGCAAATAAAAAGTTCTCTGGTTTGAGATCCCGATGCATAACCCCGTGTTTATGACACATCTGCATGATCAGAGTAGATTAGAGGAATCATTCAGAAACACTCTATATATTTAGTgaagaattaattaaattccaaaccaaccaaccaaccaaccaacctgaATGACTTCGACAATTGTACGAGTAACATTGGCTGCAGCTCTTTCAGTGTAGTGTCCTCTTGCGACAATTCGATCGAACAGTTCACCTCCTTCACAGAGCTCCATTACAAGATGTACAGCGTTATTATCTTCATAAGTGGCTTTCAAAGTAACAATATTTGGGTGATGAGGCAAATTCTTCATAATCTCCACTTCCCTTTTCACATCATCAATATCCACCCTAGTTCTAAGCTTCTTCTTAGAAATAGATTTACATGCTAGCTTTTCTCCGGTCGATTTGTCAGTACATAAATAAGTAACCCCGAATTCACCTCGGCCAAGTTCAATTCCCAGCTCGTATTTCTCCTCAAGATCATGCCCTGTTGGATTGTCCAACACAATCGACTTATGTCCTCCTCCATTTCCAGATGTGTGGTTCCCTGCAAATGGGTTTTGCTTGTGTTTGACTCTTTTCTTCTCCGATTGAACGGATGGTGTCATACAACAATTACCCatctaaaatttcaaattcaaatatacaGAGAAACctcaaaaattcaaattttaggaTGAAACACCTCTGGATCTGCGGAGAAATTGGGTTTTGGAAAGAAACGGAGGAGAAGATGATGAGTCTGCCCTGCTCctgctcctcctcctcctccgacGTATTTGATCAAAAATACAGAAAGAGGAGAAGAACCCCAGAATCTGAATGTACGGAGAAGCTAAACGGAATATGCCAAGTTGGATGATTCTTGGATCTTGTATATGAAAGAGAGTAAAAATAGGGTAATAGATGTACGATTTTCCGGAGAAAATCACGGCTTGTTTTGGAAAGCGTAAGAAGGGATGGAATTTAAAAAGGATTGGGCCGGCGTGAGATGGGGGAGATGATTTCAAACGTTGGAAAGTTTggcaggaagaagaagaagatgagaaattAGCGTGCGAAACGCATTAATGAAAGCGGCAAtgtagaaagagagaaagaaagggTCAAGTCCATTTGGTTGGGATCAAGGATCTTCTTCTCCCTTCCATTGCCTGCCTGCCCTCTACTAAGAGGTTCTTTCTAATATTTACATATTTCaatctaattattttctttaaattaataaattcaattctaatatattttatttcaattttacgaCAGTAACGTCCCAACTAAACTAAATGAAGAAATAGACAGGTgtaatttaacacaaaaaaaaacaatcaattaaAACAGCTTCTAGAagcaatttattattattattatttatctagtGACACATAAATCTCTAAAGAGACTAGAGTCTGgtgtaaattataatatactgaagcaaaaaataaaaataaactagcaattaaaataacttattgtAAAAATTTGGTAATATTGAGTTTGGTTTTAGATTATATTGACAAAAGGAAGATcaattttaatcaataataagTTATTGCATGTTTCCTTTATTCATTCAATTAACAACCTCttgatataaaattttcttgttaatttatatgattgaaaattttgcttggttaattagaatttaatcaATAGTTATTggtaatttagttttaaaattttgggttAACAAATAAAAGGAACTATTTAAATTCACTGCTTAGTGAGGAAAATACTTCATTtgttaattcaaaattttaatgtatatgttatttaataaaaagacatGGATGATAATTAGATTAGAAGAGATAAATTTTGACTtctaaaatttaagaattaattaaaataagtatgaaaaaaattaaatgatgttatttatttatttattttttaggagAGATTCTCCATAAAGgttaatgacaaaaaaaaaaaatttagtgaaATGATATGTCATTTCTTGAGtgaattaaaaatttgttaggagaaataagttttaaatttttgatcCACTCAAGAAATGATACATCATTTCACTACgtttttttgtcattattttcCCGCTCTATGATTTCTCAtgtataatgatgtttaatttcaaagtattcgaactgtcgggtcgagagttgtggtcaatttttatatatatgtgagagtaaattgatacttgggtcagacTGTGGGTTGAcacacccataaacttaaaacggataaaaataaaattaaaaatgttatatgtatatttttaatttacaacctaacaaaaacaagtacaaccctttaaccaactaagctaataagactttatattttaaattcaacaccaaatttgattaacgcgagacattttaacgatataagttcaattttttaactaactaatctatttatatataattatgcttaatttcaaagtgtccagactccggattgccggatcgagagctgtgactaatttggatataaatgtggaagtaaattgatatttgggtcggattgtgggttgacatgtccataaacttaaaacggttaaaaataaaattaaaaatgatatatgtatgtttcgaatttacaacctaacaaaaacaaatatagtcCATTAACCAAGTGTAATTGGGATGTTGTTTGTCGATGAATAAAATGCGATATCAATTGAGAgtgattaaaaatatggatcaaatatttgattgataaagtgtgaggtcacaatgctaaatattaaaaaatattaattaaatatttgattgaccaaagtaaatgtgtaaagtcacgagataagaggtttattcggaaaaaatatgtgatgagatatgtgataAGATAAGTTGTTTaccaaaatgaataaaatgtggaatgagagtgttttttattttaatatattattcgtgatttattgagaattttaaatattaaatacatattattattaatttttattaaaattattttttttatatttttatccgtgtgcattgTACGAAGATCTTCCTAGTATTATTATAATGTGTTAATATGTACCAAACTTAggataataaaagattatttcactataaagtgtttgtttttttttttcttattaaaatagACCCGATGTTTAATATATTACCAAGTTCATCTCAAATACACTTTGTTGCCTCCactttaatataatttgaagtttatattaatgtttatttttgttaactccaattttgtaactaaatttaatttttaacattggCTAGTTTATAATAATcctagatttaaaaaaaatatattttataaaaaatatctttaattttttattttgtgtaacATCTATGTAGCAaccatattaaattaattttttatttaagttaatatgttttaggtatcaaatgtataatatcGATATCGTACCAAAATTATTGTATACTGAAATCAATGtataccaaaaataaataaagataaatgtataaatttttttataatttttttttcataacgTATAAGGTATAAAATATGGggaaaaaattaagatatatccTACCGGTACTAGTTTTAAGTGTCATAATTTCATTTACTCAAttattagatatttataaaattttcatgtcctaattgttttctttttcaagaaaaaatGCCTTAATTGTTTGTCACCTCTATGTTTGGTTCATCCTTTTTTTTCAAAGATTTTTATAAATGGCCATTTAAAAATCTAGTTATTTACATAATGTATATCtatcttatttttgtttgtcAAAACAAAACTTTCATAAATAATCAAATGAACAGTATACTTCATTTTACAAGatatatattgttagataaaattagaccggctcacagaacttaacataaataaaccttttaTGCatgaacaaggaaccggaccggtcaaacaaaagaaccggctaagaaaactagccggtcaagctactaaaccgaccaagaatacttggaacatgaccgcacaaagaaaagatcggccaaagcttaaaaccggaaacatcaaacagccgaccagccacaaggcagagaaATAACCGGAAGCAGTCCGGTTAAACCATTCACACCGGAAGTCGTCCGGACaaagacaaataaccgaccaagtataagaagacaattcgggtatctgttgtgTATGATACcaaaaggaacagactgaacacttccatatctatacaagtctgaggaaagtctgcaggctgcagaagacagtcctacaggatctttccacttcgggataagtcagaaaggagatcttccaagtacagacaactgtctaacagacagtgtccacattgagtaaaagacaaacctagcaggcttgtcttacacaccggaagaacagactgccaggtctgaggttgaccgccaggtctgaggagacgaccgcagagtctgaatcactgaatcactgaacctctgcacctctgctcagccaatcagattcaaggtattgaaatatgatcgttggcatatttcacatataaaaggggcagttgaagaagagtaaatgtgacACACAACGGGACACAGtgaacatttaatttataagtgataagagtgtgttctctctctagaagaaCCTGAGTgataaagttgaagtgtgtattttgccatttcggtgcaaattgtaagagtattatcaagcagaaaataagtcttgatcggattgtaattgtattccttagtgaatatccttctcgcggtttcgagaggaaggggtgacgtaagagtttcatctccgaacatccataaaacctgtcttgtcatttacttcatgtcggttccattatctaacctATCTGTACCGTTCCAACCTACTTAACTTGATCtaagccgaatcaccaggttaccgaaaccaaCCCACCATTCTCtttaaccttcatcatccgaaaccggttctgcctatcatacaagtgtgctgcttcaacctaaaacaaacctcttccgcgcttgaacctagttcaagggtttgtgacagtttgtgtagtattgaaaccccgatgttaatctctaattggattaatcaccaccctttgagtgagaaccgctaaccggtccaaccccggtcctccagcggttacctagatcctaacaattggtatcagagaagttagtttcaatactcaagcaagcatgtttcaggataggcctccaatgctagaaggtgatgactttgccaactggaaggcacgcatgcacctacacttaatcaccttagatgatgagatggagtccattctgaccgaaggaccgatattcattgataaggacagaaaagaatggacagctaaagacagaagaagaaacaacctgaataaccatgctagaaaccggatctccaacagtgtggacagaaacacatactgcaagatcaaaGACTGtcaaaccgcgaaggagacatggaacacggtcattcagatctttgagggaaatgaaagaacaaaggaaaacaagataatggtggctacacagaagtttgaaagcatcaaaatgaaaccgggagaaacaatgaaggagtacagtgaccggttcactggtgtgttagatgagctagcaactcttggcaagaggtatgataacaaagaggtcatcatgaaagctttgagatctcttccaagtgcatgggacataaagacaatggtaatgagggaatcaaaaagcctacgtaagatgaaactacacgatgtattcgaagaccttaaagcatatgagttcgaaatgagatctagaactgaagaagaagtcttggccgcaacatcaaccagagcactaatcacatctacagaaccggctgcacttgcacatgcacctgcaccggtacctgcacctgcaccgatcagaaccgccgaacagttcaccgaggatgccatggctatgcttgcacagaagtttgggaggttcatgaaaagaagtcaaccgacaaacaactactatggtgataaatccaatataaagtgttataactgcaactgtttgggacacttcaagtgggaatgcaggaaaccgaggagggatgaccggaaaccggattaccaaaataaccgaaacaattatcaacaaaccggtgaaggaagtgaggtaccgaaagaactgatagccgatgatggaggaagtctttGGGCTCACaatgacagtgatgatgaactcacatgtctcatggcaaatgaggaacaggtatttgactctccttgtgaagaatttactaaagatgagttatataatgcattgaatgacatggtagaagaatatatgAACTTACTAGCCATGCtgcctaagcacctcaacattagaaccgatcctataatacccattccgacagaaccagaggtacccattataaccgaaccggaggtcgtaaaacctgatgatacccatattttagaaattgagttagatcctaagaccgaacaatccagtgaaccggctagagaactaaccgaggaagaaaatgcccgacttcaatataagatggccgcatataagagatctagtgatatagtaaagaaaatgtgcagtcattacagacatccccgttgcaagtctggcctaggatacacagaagATAgctccaaaaaccaaaaacccgtagagaaagtaaggtaTACAAGAAGTAACCTCCCTCTTATAAGATTCCTCaaaagctcctggaccgctgaagaagagttgaccgcatactatagggaagaaaagctaaaatacgactatgttggtccgaCCGAttctgagaagtggcttgaccctgtgaagaGAAAAGCCGAAATTCTCAAATATAGGAAAGCCAATCCtgaaccgcataggtcaaaccaaagatcaccatcatttaagacctttgtagaaaaaccgagataccaaaaaccgagtgccaaaaggacggttaaaaccttagcaaagaaggCTGTCCGAattgtcaaggtttggatacctaatggactaatcgcatgtggacccaagtgaatgtgggtaccaagtagttgtaaatatgtactttttgcaggatttaaagaaacggctaggaaactctgaatggtacttggatagcggttgctccaggcacatgaccggaaacaacaacctgctaaccgacatcagaatagaaaccggtgctctaattactttcggtgacaactcaaaaggtagaactgtgggcaagggtaagattgtccatggtaacttaactattgataacgtactcctagttgaaaacctacgttttaacttgctaagcattagtcaaatgtgtgatgctggatatacggtagaatttcttaaacatgcatgcttagttaagaattctcaaggcgttatactactaaccggaaataggctaggtaatatttacaaggtagactggaaaactaaagtggAATACCtggtatgcatgatagctaagactgatcaaacctggttatggcataagagactaaaccacctaaacatgaaaaccttaaactacattcgcggtaaaaagctagtagaaggtattcctgacatagtatttaacaaggataaggtttgttcagcatgtcaaatgggtaaacagactaagtcaacctttaagagtaaaggaaatatccaatctagccgatgcttagatcttcttcacatggatttatttggaccaattcaggtcgtTAGCCTATGAGGTATGctgtacaccatggtagttatagATGACTATTCTAGGTTTATATgagtaatatttttaccatctaaaaGTGAAACTGCATCAAACCTAATCACACttcttaaacgtttgcaaaatgaaaaatcaactcgcattaatagcattagaagtgatcgaggtaccgaatttaccaatagtaccttaaccgcatttcttgatgaatccggcattagacacgagttgtctagtgcaaggactcctcaacaaaatggcctggccgagagaagaaaccggactctcaaggaagctgcacggtccatgatagccgattcgggcattgctcagaaattttgggctgaggctatcaacactgcatgttatacacaaaatcggtctctgattaacaagtttcataacaaaacaccataagaggtttattttaacaggttTCCCAATcttaagtacctcaggattttcggttgtaaattttatattcatataaatggtaaaacatatctttctgcttttgatgcaaaaatcgaCACCGGGATTATGTTAGGTTACTcggcagtgagtaaagcatatagagtgtataacaatagaactttaaccatggaggaaacacttcacgttgttttcgatgaatcggttgaaagtaacactgcatcatgctttgatttacacaacagattggaaaacaacaatatccattctgatagtgaagatgagacaccggtcttcaggcggtttgtccatgaccagatgggtaatattgaaacccagccggatcaagctgtcccacgacaggaagctgacacttcggtccaatccgagggagtcggtcggtctgacaatcctgttcagcctactgacatgtctagccttgatcaaacaaacggtaatctggtagacatccctgaaccgaatttca is part of the Impatiens glandulifera chromosome 1, dImpGla2.1, whole genome shotgun sequence genome and encodes:
- the LOC124921573 gene encoding calcium-dependent protein kinase 32-like, giving the protein MGNCCMTPSVQSEKKRVKHKQNPFAGNHTSGNGGGHKSIVLDNPTGHDLEEKYELGIELGRGEFGVTYLCTDKSTGEKLACKSISKKKLRTRVDIDDVKREVEIMKNLPHHPNIVTLKATYEDNNAVHLVMELCEGGELFDRIVARGHYTERAAANVTRTIVEVIQMCHKHGVMHRDLKPENFLFANKKESAPLKAIDFGLSVFFKPGERFNEIVGSPYYMAPEVLKRNYGPEVDVWSAGVILYILLCGVPPFWAETEQGVAQAIIRSVVDFKREPWPKVSEGAKDLVRKMLDPDPTRRLTAHDVLEHPWLHNAKKASNVSLGDTVRTRLMQFSVMNKLKKRALRVIAEHLSAEEAAGFKEGFQVMDTNNRGKINVDELRVGLRKLGHQVPDADLEVLMEVGDVDKDGYLDYGEFVASSVHLRKMGNDEHLRKAFEFFDRNKTSYIEMDELRESLADEIETNSDDVINAIMHDVDTDKDGRISYDEFAAMMKAGTDWRKASRQYSRDRYNSLSLKLFKDGSLNLNNDEGS